From Calothrix sp. PCC 6303, a single genomic window includes:
- a CDS encoding tetratricopeptide repeat protein has product MQVLRRLPNQEEVAINLTISLGRGGEACVYTVPTDTNIVAKVYHKPTESQAQKLAVMLAYPPENPTVSLGHTSIAWPHEIIRAADGSDRIVGFLMPRIRGMRPIIDFYNPRTRRQHCPLFSYQYLLRTARNLASAFSALHNRGYCVGDVNESNILVSDTALVTLVDTDSFQVSDPQSRLVYRCPVGKPEFTPPELQNKVFAECDRAIAHDLFGLSVIIFQLLMEGTHPFSGIYQGAGEPPPYEARIAAGHFTYSQKRHVPYIPTPIAPSWQTIHPGLQELFRRCFEDGHNNPLMRPSAATWILTLREAEEALVSCTKNPQHRYGSHLHDCPWCERTVRLGGRDPFPSPQAIANKEHLQTRTPQRQRQRQNKQVPSTVLPLNRFNYLQQHPTAQNSSYYKAAKKPKYYPVIFCLLAFGFLGYIDFVTKLTSRSIANQTAYIQQKLAKNPKDNQSFEDYYKQGHASYKIQDYDQAAIKFSQAIQKDPSNAKAYINRGNARYNLKEYEAALADYSRALQINPDEIKAHVNRGNVRLILADYSTDPDRDYKLALTDFNNALRINSNEVEAYIRRGIVRAQIAKYSGESQQDYSKAIEDFNQALSINPSRAEAYFQRGTVRYQIAQYSSQFEKEYQRAIEDFNQALNFNSQFAKAYLKRGIVRYELAQYGGKNSRYYHTQAVNDLQQAARISRQQSDTENYQQAVSSICVVVESKCDALLQNQSYTEKSN; this is encoded by the coding sequence ATGCAGGTACTACGTCGTCTCCCCAACCAAGAAGAAGTTGCAATTAACCTCACCATCAGTCTCGGACGTGGAGGTGAAGCTTGCGTGTATACAGTACCGACAGATACAAATATAGTCGCTAAAGTTTATCACAAGCCAACCGAGAGCCAAGCTCAAAAGTTGGCAGTCATGTTGGCTTATCCACCAGAGAATCCGACAGTTTCCCTGGGACATACCTCCATTGCTTGGCCCCATGAAATTATCCGGGCGGCTGATGGTAGCGATCGCATAGTGGGATTTCTAATGCCACGGATTCGGGGAATGCGTCCCATCATCGATTTCTATAATCCCAGAACCCGCCGTCAGCATTGTCCACTCTTCAGCTATCAATATTTACTACGTACAGCTCGCAACTTAGCTTCGGCATTCTCGGCACTCCATAACCGAGGATACTGTGTTGGGGATGTTAATGAGTCCAATATCTTAGTCAGCGATACGGCTTTAGTGACGTTAGTGGATACTGATTCATTTCAAGTCAGTGACCCCCAAAGCCGCTTAGTGTATCGTTGCCCAGTGGGTAAACCAGAGTTTACTCCCCCAGAACTGCAAAACAAAGTCTTTGCCGAATGCGATCGCGCGATCGCACATGATCTGTTTGGGCTATCAGTCATCATTTTCCAACTATTAATGGAAGGTACTCACCCGTTTTCCGGGATTTATCAAGGTGCTGGAGAACCACCACCCTATGAGGCTCGCATTGCCGCTGGACACTTTACCTATAGTCAGAAACGCCACGTCCCCTACATCCCTACACCCATCGCCCCCAGCTGGCAAACTATTCATCCCGGCTTACAGGAACTATTTCGTCGCTGCTTTGAGGATGGACACAATAACCCACTTATGCGTCCTAGTGCGGCAACTTGGATTTTAACTCTTCGGGAAGCTGAAGAAGCTTTAGTAAGTTGTACCAAAAACCCCCAACACCGCTATGGTAGCCATCTCCACGACTGCCCTTGGTGTGAGCGAACAGTTCGATTAGGCGGAAGAGATCCCTTTCCCTCACCACAAGCGATCGCAAATAAAGAACATCTTCAAACCCGTACCCCCCAACGTCAACGCCAACGTCAAAATAAACAGGTTCCCAGCACTGTTTTACCACTGAACCGATTTAATTATCTCCAACAACATCCCACAGCCCAAAACAGTTCCTACTACAAAGCAGCTAAAAAGCCCAAATATTACCCAGTTATTTTTTGTTTACTCGCCTTCGGGTTTTTGGGATACATAGACTTTGTGACAAAATTAACTAGTCGTTCTATTGCTAACCAAACAGCTTATATCCAACAGAAACTAGCCAAAAATCCCAAAGATAACCAAAGTTTCGAGGATTATTACAAACAAGGTCACGCATCATATAAAATTCAAGACTACGACCAAGCAGCAATCAAATTCAGCCAAGCAATTCAAAAGGATCCTAGTAACGCCAAAGCATATATTAACCGAGGGAATGCTCGTTACAATCTCAAAGAATATGAAGCAGCCCTCGCAGATTATAGCCGAGCATTACAAATCAATCCAGACGAGATTAAAGCTCATGTCAATCGAGGCAATGTCCGGTTGATTTTGGCTGATTATAGCACTGATCCAGATCGAGATTATAAGTTAGCTCTGACTGATTTCAATAATGCCTTACGAATTAACTCTAACGAAGTCGAAGCTTATATTCGTAGAGGTATAGTTCGTGCCCAAATTGCTAAATATAGCGGAGAATCGCAACAAGACTATAGCAAAGCTATTGAAGATTTTAATCAAGCATTAAGTATTAATCCATCACGGGCAGAAGCGTATTTTCAACGTGGTACTGTACGTTATCAAATAGCTCAATACAGTAGTCAGTTTGAGAAAGAATATCAACGTGCTATTGAAGATTTTAATCAAGCTTTGAATTTCAATTCCCAGTTTGCGAAAGCCTATCTCAAACGCGGTATTGTACGATATGAACTGGCTCAGTACGGGGGTAAAAATTCCCGCTATTACCACACGCAGGCTGTTAACGATTTGCAACAAGCTGCAAGAATTTCTCGTCAGCAATCAGATACAGAGAATTATCAACAAGCTGTTAGTAGTATTTGTGTAGTTGTAGAAAGTAAGTGTGATGCACTATTGCAAAATCAAAGCTATACCGAAAAATCAAACTGA